Part of the Panicum virgatum strain AP13 chromosome 4N, P.virgatum_v5, whole genome shotgun sequence genome is shown below.
GTTGTGGTGCAATGTGTTCAATAGTACAACAAGATTGTCTCCTCAAACAATGACTATCATTACTTAAaaaactctctcttttttcattTCGTTATACAACTCAGATCTGTGATATGAAAAGATTGAGTTGGTACTACAGTTCAAAGTTTAGTCCATGCACCAGCCTTCAAACTACTCTTGTTTAAAATGGGATTAGCCTCAACCTAATCTAACTTAGTGTAAAGTTTCTTATAAGGTTTTGAAGGAAATGATTGGTGGAGAATTTTAGTATGCAAAACTCAACTATTCCAATAATATAATCTGGGTATTCATCTTGTATGCGTTCTAGTTGAACTGTAGTTTAAAAGGCTTGTCTATTTGCTTGGTTTTCAACTTATTTGGCTTCCATCTGAATACACTCTACTATACTCTTACTTGCCTAAAACAGGTATTAAAGTTTATAAAATGCTAGAAAAAGTATTGGTAATTGAGCCTGTGATTCGGTGGGCTAGCATAGCAAATATAATCGTGAACGCAAAGGTGCATTCTTTCAAAGTGTCTGTTCAGGTTAGCTTTGCTCTTGGCTGGCTGCATTATACAGACATGGCTTAGTAGCTCATCACTGACGTGATCTTATTGCGATTTTCAGCTTGAAGATTTACATATAATGCTAACTCCTCGTGTGACTCTCAAGCCACTTGTGCCAAGCTTTCCCTGTTTTTCTAACGTATGTGTGTCATTAATGGAGAAGGTATTAATTGTATGCTCCTTTGATGTGCACTTAATTTCATTAAAGAATACTAACTCAAGTTATGTGGATATAGCCACATATAGATTTTAGACTCAAATTGTTGGGAGGAGATATCATGGCAATACCAGGCTTGTATCGATATATTCAGGTAACTGCTCTTCTGCCTTAGGATAGTAAAACTCCCCAAAGCCTAAGGTTGTTAGCCCGAGTGGTGCGAAGCAACCGGCGGCACTCCACAGgtggggggttcgaacccccaccGGGGCGAATTTCCCCGCCTGtgggaaaaaaaaaacccctcgcTGTGCTTCTGATAGCTTGGGCTGTGTAGTCAGCCTGGCCCGGCCTGGCGTCACGGTTTCCCGGCCCAGTGGGTAACGGTCCCGGCCCGGGTAACGGTTCCAGGAAATGGCACCAGACCCAAGGTCAGAAAGAGCcggggttcggggggtttctcggcCTGCGTTAGAAGGCCTCCTTCTTATAAGAATGCTCGGGGGGCGGCTAGCCCCtcgcaggtcgagtttttttgTAAAACTCCCCAAACTCTGGAGTGATATATATACCATATAGGCATATACTATTTTCTCTCATCTtatgaccttttttttttgtccctcACAGGATCAAATATCAAACCAAATCTCAGTTCTGTACCATTGGCCTAAGGTTATTCATATTCCAATCTTAGATGGAGTAAGGTGAAATTCTCCAGCAATGGCACCAAAACAACTATTGCTTCTTGCTTAAGTTTTTATGAGTCATAATCTTTTACTTCCCATAATAAGTCACATAGATCTATCCTGCTTATTTTCAACAAGATAAATGTGAATCTTATATCTataattttctttattttacaTGCATCTGATGCCATGATATTGTGCACAACATTTTCTTGAAACATAAATCTGCATACAATAACTATGTAGGAGTAACGTTTACCATTACAACTGCTATATTAGTAACAAATTtgtagcatatatatatattatagacATATatcataaaaaaaactaatttgcTAGCTATAGGTGTTCATACAAATGGAACATCCATATTTTTTACAAACATTAgccattttatttttaaaattctccaacttaatttggatttaattagTATTTATTCTGTGAACCATATTGCAGTGGCGCTACAAAGAAGCCAGTTGGAATCTTGCATGTAAAAGTAATTAGAGCCCTGAATCTTCTCAAGATGGACTTGCTTGGAAAGTCCGATCCTTATGTCAAGATGCGCTTGAGTGGTGAAAGGCTGCCCTCAAAGAAAACATCTGTTAAGATGAGCAACCTGAATCCTGAATGGAATGAACACTTCAGGTTCATAGTCAAGGATCCTGATACTCAAGTCCTTGAGCTCCACATGTTTGACTGGGAAAAGGTTTCTTGCTGTATGCAAACTTCGTCCTTCTTTTCTACTGATATCCTCAGTAGTCCTCATTTTGATGTCAAGCAAATGTTTTTTCTGATTTGCATGGGCAGGAGAGACACCAATTAATCATCTTTCTGTCTTTCTGCTTGTGCAGATTAAGATGCACGATAAATTGGGTATGCAAGTAATTCCCCTCCGCTTGCTTACACCTTACGAGAGCAAGCTATTCACACTCGACCTTGTTCG
Proteins encoded:
- the LOC120668519 gene encoding synaptotagmin-3-like isoform X2, encoding MNKFIFDMWPFLDKAICNNIKRVTRPIFDQYVGKYGIESIEFEELTLGALPPTFQGIKVYKMLEKVLVIEPVIRWASIANIIVNAKVHSFKVSVQLEDLHIMLTPRVTLKPLVPSFPCFSNVCVSLMEKPHIDFRLKLLGGDIMAIPGLYRYIQDQISNQISVLYHWPKVIHIPILDGVSGATKKPVGILHVKVIRALNLLKMDLLGKSDPYVKMRLSGERLPSKKTSVKMSNLNPEWNEHFRFIVKDPDTQVLELHMFDWEKIKMHDKLGMQVIPLRLLTPYESKLFTLDLVRSMNPNDPHNKKNRGQLIVELTFDPFREDNSRTSVMTLDGEGNASIREGNGESSGGVLLVSVENAEDVEGKQHTNPYAEVLFRGERKKTKVMRKTRDPRWSEEFQFMVNEPPVEDKVHIEVKSKRRGLSFRNKESLGHVNINLLDVVNNGRINEKYHLINSRNGMIQVEIKWSTV